In Actinomadura luzonensis, a single window of DNA contains:
- a CDS encoding response regulator transcription factor, translated as MTCVLLAEDDTSISEPLARALRREGYQVEVSPDGPQALERALSGGIDLIVLDLGLPEMDGLEVARRIRAEGHGTPVLILTARVDEVDTVVGLDAGADDYVTKPFRLAELLARVRALLRRGTSETPVVQGVRIDADSRRAWMGEKELHLTTKEFDLLRVLVRDAGKVVTREQIMREVWDTNWWGSTKTLDMHISWLRRKLGDDAAKPRYITTVRGVGFRFERE; from the coding sequence ATGACCTGCGTACTTCTCGCCGAGGATGACACCTCGATCTCGGAGCCACTCGCGCGTGCCCTGCGCCGCGAGGGCTATCAGGTCGAAGTGAGTCCCGACGGCCCGCAGGCCCTTGAGCGGGCCTTGTCGGGCGGTATCGACCTCATAGTTCTCGACCTCGGGCTGCCCGAGATGGACGGCCTGGAGGTGGCCAGGCGCATCCGCGCCGAGGGCCACGGCACCCCGGTCCTGATCCTCACCGCCCGCGTGGACGAGGTGGACACGGTCGTCGGCCTCGACGCCGGGGCCGACGACTACGTGACCAAGCCCTTCCGGCTGGCCGAGCTGCTGGCCCGGGTGCGGGCGCTGCTGCGCCGCGGCACCTCCGAGACGCCGGTCGTCCAGGGGGTGCGCATCGACGCCGACTCCCGCCGCGCCTGGATGGGGGAGAAGGAGCTGCACCTGACCACCAAGGAGTTCGACCTGCTGCGGGTGCTGGTCCGCGACGCGGGCAAGGTGGTCACCCGCGAGCAGATCATGCGCGAGGTCTGGGACACCAACTGGTGGGGCTCCACCAAGACCCTCGACATGCACATCTCCTGGCTGCGGCGCAAGCTCGGCGACGACGCCGCCAAGCCGCGCTACATCACGACCGTCCGGGGAGTCGGCTTCCGGTTCGAACGCGAGTAG
- a CDS encoding NAD-dependent epimerase/dehydratase family protein, translating into MTSENVPGLRVFLAGGAGVLGRRVIPLLTAAGHTVVATTRSPRRTGLLRDLEAEPVRVDAHDAGALAAAVRAAAPDVVLHQLTDLAGGDLAANARLREQGTRNLVAAALAAGVRRIVAQSICWTYVPGDGPAAESVPLDLGATEPRRTTVAGVAALEAAARELPEWVVLRYGMLYGPGTWFAPDGLRAAQAREGALRAGADVTSFVHVDDAATAAVTALGWPSGAVNVCDDEPAPAREWLPAFCRAVGAPPPPASDAPRDPAARGADNRHARRELGWRPAYPSWREGFATLAIDRDIPDNGHSRQFINGRVENSGDGHDEPMPAPGKVR; encoded by the coding sequence ATGACGAGCGAGAACGTTCCCGGCCTGCGTGTCTTCCTGGCCGGCGGCGCGGGGGTGCTCGGCCGCCGCGTCATCCCGTTGCTGACCGCCGCGGGCCACACCGTGGTCGCCACCACCCGCTCCCCGCGCCGCACCGGTCTGCTGCGCGACCTCGAGGCCGAGCCGGTGCGCGTGGACGCCCACGACGCCGGCGCCCTGGCCGCGGCCGTCCGCGCGGCGGCCCCGGACGTGGTGCTGCACCAGCTCACCGACCTCGCCGGGGGCGACCTGGCGGCCAACGCCCGGCTGCGCGAGCAGGGCACGCGCAACCTCGTGGCCGCCGCCCTGGCCGCCGGGGTGCGCCGGATCGTGGCGCAGAGCATCTGCTGGACGTACGTGCCGGGCGACGGGCCGGCCGCCGAGTCCGTCCCGCTGGACCTCGGCGCGACCGAGCCGCGCCGCACCACGGTCGCGGGCGTGGCCGCGCTGGAGGCGGCGGCGCGCGAGCTGCCCGAGTGGGTGGTGCTGCGCTACGGCATGCTGTACGGGCCCGGCACCTGGTTCGCGCCGGACGGCCTGCGGGCCGCGCAGGCCCGCGAGGGGGCACTGCGGGCGGGGGCCGACGTGACGAGCTTCGTGCACGTGGACGACGCCGCGACCGCCGCCGTGACGGCCCTCGGCTGGCCGTCGGGGGCGGTGAACGTCTGCGACGACGAGCCCGCGCCGGCCCGCGAGTGGCTGCCCGCCTTCTGCCGCGCGGTGGGCGCCCCGCCGCCGCCCGCGAGCGACGCGCCGCGCGACCCGGCGGCGCGCGGCGCGGACAACCGGCACGCGCGCCGGGAGCTCGGCTGGAGGCCGGCGTACCCGTCGTGGCGGGAGGGCTTCGCGACACTCGCCATTGATCGCGATATTCCGGACAACGGCCATTCCCGGCAATTCATCAATGGCAGGGTTGAGAATTCCGGTGACGGGCATGATGAGCCGATGCCCGCCCCCGGGAAAGTGCGGTAA
- the bfr gene encoding bacterioferritin — protein MQGDKQIIELLNEQLTAELTAINQYFLHAKMQENWGYTKLAEHTRDESIEEMRHAERLTDRILFLEGLPNYQRLGTLHIGQTVEEQLRADLEVEMSVVERLRPAIQLMREKGDITSANIFEDILRDEEEHIDYLETELGLINSLGIQLYLARYAKPQHKDKDF, from the coding sequence ATGCAGGGCGACAAGCAGATCATCGAGTTGCTCAACGAGCAGTTGACCGCCGAGCTCACCGCGATCAACCAGTACTTCCTGCACGCCAAGATGCAGGAGAACTGGGGGTACACCAAGCTCGCCGAGCACACCCGCGACGAGTCGATCGAGGAGATGCGGCACGCCGAGCGCCTCACCGACCGCATCCTCTTCCTGGAGGGGCTGCCCAACTACCAGCGCCTCGGCACCCTGCACATCGGGCAGACGGTCGAGGAGCAGCTGCGCGCCGACCTCGAGGTCGAGATGTCGGTCGTCGAGCGCCTGCGGCCGGCGATCCAGCTCATGCGCGAGAAGGGCGACATCACCTCGGCCAACATCTTCGAGGACATCCTGCGCGACGAGGAAGAGCACATCGACTACCTGGAGACCGAGCTGGGCCTGATCAACAGCCTCGGCATCCAGCTCTACCTGGCCCGCTACGCCAAGCCGCAGCACAAGGACAAGGACTTCTAG
- a CDS encoding (2Fe-2S)-binding protein translates to MYVCICRAVTENEVHDCIAAGAKSAKQIRDTTGAGGDCARCVRKICAILKRSEELTTA, encoded by the coding sequence ATGTATGTCTGCATCTGTCGTGCTGTGACCGAGAACGAGGTGCACGACTGCATCGCCGCCGGGGCGAAGAGCGCGAAGCAGATTCGCGACACCACTGGTGCCGGTGGGGACTGTGCCCGATGTGTGCGGAAGATCTGTGCGATCCTGAAACGGTCTGAAGAACTGACGACCGCATAG
- a CDS encoding MBL fold metallo-hydrolase, with the protein MIDRVITSGTFSLDGGTWDVDNNVWLVGNHREVVVIDAAHDAAAIAERVGGRQVRAIVCTHAHNDHINAARELSERTGAPIRLHPADQVLWEQEYGDKASYEPLADGERIEVGGCVLEVLHTPGHSPGAVCLHGPELGALFSGDTLFKGGPGATGRSYSSFGTIIDSIRTRLLTLPPETVVHTGHGESTSIGAEAPHLEEWVARGH; encoded by the coding sequence GTGATCGACCGGGTCATCACCTCGGGCACGTTCTCGCTGGACGGTGGCACCTGGGACGTCGACAACAACGTCTGGCTGGTCGGCAACCACCGCGAGGTCGTCGTCATCGACGCCGCCCACGACGCCGCCGCGATCGCCGAGCGGGTGGGCGGGCGCCAGGTCCGGGCCATCGTGTGCACGCACGCCCACAACGACCACATCAACGCCGCCCGCGAGCTGTCCGAGCGCACCGGCGCCCCGATCCGGCTGCACCCGGCCGACCAGGTGCTCTGGGAGCAGGAGTACGGCGACAAGGCGAGCTACGAGCCGCTGGCCGACGGCGAGCGGATCGAGGTGGGCGGCTGCGTCCTGGAGGTCCTGCACACGCCGGGCCACTCGCCGGGCGCGGTGTGCCTGCACGGGCCCGAGCTGGGCGCGTTGTTCAGCGGCGACACGCTGTTCAAGGGCGGGCCGGGGGCGACCGGGCGGTCGTACTCGTCGTTCGGCACGATCATCGACTCGATCAGGACGAGGCTGCTGACGCTGCCGCCGGAGACGGTCGTGCACACGGGCCACGGCGAGTCGACCTCGATCGGCGCGGAGGCCCCGCACCTGGAGGAGTGGGTCGCGCGCGGCCACTGA
- a CDS encoding S-(hydroxymethyl)mycothiol dehydrogenase, which translates to MPYEVQGVVARGKGQEVSLETVLVPDPGPGEAVVNVRACGVCHTDLHYREGGISDDYPFLLGHEAAGTVEAVGEGVTEVAPGEFVILNWRAVCGQCRACLRGRPWYCFNTHNAKQRMTLKDGTELSPALGIGAFLDKTLVAAGQCTKVSADAPAEVAGLLGCGVMAGIGAAINTGGVTRGDSVAVIGCGGVGDAAVLGASLAGAAKVIAVDVDDRKLEWARGFGATHTVNSRSADPVAAIRELTGGHGADVVIEAVGRPETYEQAFYARDLAGTVVLVGVPTPEMRIDLPLLDVFGRGGALRSSWYGDCLPSRDFPMLIDLFLQNRLPLDKFVTETIGLDQVEEAFAKMHRGEVLRSVVTFP; encoded by the coding sequence ATGCCGTACGAAGTGCAGGGCGTCGTCGCCCGGGGCAAGGGCCAGGAAGTCTCACTCGAAACCGTTCTCGTGCCGGACCCCGGGCCGGGCGAGGCGGTGGTGAACGTGCGGGCCTGCGGGGTCTGCCACACCGACCTGCACTATCGGGAGGGCGGGATCAGCGACGACTACCCGTTCCTGCTGGGGCACGAGGCGGCGGGCACGGTGGAGGCGGTCGGCGAGGGCGTGACCGAGGTCGCGCCGGGCGAATTCGTGATCCTCAACTGGCGGGCGGTGTGCGGCCAGTGCCGGGCGTGCCTGCGCGGCCGCCCCTGGTACTGCTTTAACACGCACAACGCCAAGCAGCGGATGACGCTGAAGGACGGCACCGAGCTGTCCCCGGCGCTCGGCATCGGCGCGTTCCTGGACAAGACGCTGGTGGCCGCCGGGCAGTGCACCAAGGTCTCGGCCGACGCCCCGGCGGAGGTCGCGGGCCTGCTGGGGTGCGGCGTGATGGCGGGCATCGGCGCGGCGATCAACACCGGCGGCGTCACCCGCGGCGACAGCGTCGCGGTGATCGGCTGCGGCGGCGTCGGCGACGCGGCGGTCCTCGGCGCCTCGCTGGCCGGCGCGGCCAAGGTCATCGCGGTGGACGTGGACGACCGCAAGCTGGAGTGGGCGCGCGGCTTCGGCGCCACCCACACGGTCAACTCCCGGTCGGCGGACCCGGTGGCGGCGATCCGCGAGCTGACCGGCGGCCACGGCGCGGACGTGGTCATCGAGGCGGTCGGCCGGCCCGAGACCTACGAGCAGGCGTTCTACGCCCGCGACCTGGCCGGCACGGTCGTGCTGGTCGGCGTCCCGACCCCGGAGATGCGCATCGACCTGCCCTTGCTGGACGTCTTCGGCCGCGGCGGCGCGCTGAGGTCGAGCTGGTACGGCGACTGCCTGCCCTCGCGCGACTTCCCGATGCTGATCGACCTGTTCCTGCAGAACCGGCTGCCGCTCGACAAGTTCGTCACCGAGACCATCGGGCTCGACCAGGTCGAGGAGGCGTTCGCCAAGATGCACCGGGGCGAGGTGCTGCGTTCGGTGGTGACGTTCCCGTGA
- a CDS encoding adenylate/guanylate cyclase domain-containing protein, which produces MSTQGRPTAEDIERLLVGLPPRYTRAEVAELSGVPQALAARIWRALGFAQRADDAVAFTEADVKALRRVRHMLDSGALDEETAVRMARALGQTTARLAQWQAEIMTTAMLPPEPGDDDLARMLDAARGLLPDFERVLIHVWRAQLAAAGTRLLALADLNDEPLPTRVPMAVGFADLVSFTRRSRELDERELAGLVEGFESRASDVVASHGARLVKTLGDEVLFTAPAPEQAAAIALDLIEADELRIGVAYGPVVPMMGDVFGTTVNLAARLTAIARPGTVLVDAALAAELAGHDLHKIRKRPARGLGVVQPYVLRRSSS; this is translated from the coding sequence TTGAGCACCCAGGGGCGGCCGACCGCCGAGGACATCGAACGCCTGCTCGTCGGCCTGCCGCCGCGCTACACCCGGGCCGAGGTGGCTGAGCTGAGCGGCGTGCCGCAGGCGCTGGCCGCGCGCATCTGGCGGGCGCTCGGCTTCGCCCAGCGGGCCGACGACGCGGTGGCCTTCACCGAGGCCGACGTGAAGGCGCTGCGCCGGGTCCGCCACATGCTCGACTCCGGCGCCCTGGACGAGGAGACCGCCGTCCGCATGGCCCGCGCGCTCGGCCAGACCACGGCCCGGCTGGCGCAGTGGCAGGCCGAGATCATGACGACCGCGATGCTGCCGCCCGAGCCCGGCGACGACGACCTCGCCAGGATGCTCGACGCCGCCCGCGGCCTGCTGCCCGACTTCGAGCGGGTGCTCATCCACGTCTGGCGGGCGCAGCTCGCCGCGGCCGGCACCCGGCTGCTGGCCCTCGCCGACCTCAACGACGAGCCGCTGCCCACCCGGGTGCCCATGGCGGTGGGCTTCGCCGACCTGGTGTCCTTCACCCGGCGCTCGCGCGAGCTGGACGAGCGCGAGCTGGCCGGGCTGGTGGAGGGGTTCGAGTCGCGGGCCTCCGACGTGGTGGCCTCGCACGGCGCGCGGCTGGTCAAGACGCTGGGCGACGAGGTGCTGTTCACCGCGCCGGCCCCGGAGCAGGCGGCGGCCATCGCGCTCGACCTGATCGAGGCCGACGAGCTGCGCATCGGGGTGGCGTACGGGCCGGTGGTGCCGATGATGGGCGACGTGTTCGGCACCACGGTCAACCTGGCCGCCCGCCTCACCGCGATCGCCCGTCCCGGCACCGTCCTGGTGGACGCCGCACTGGCCGCCGAGCTGGCCGGCCACGACCTGCACAAGATCAGGAAACGCCCGGCCAGAGGGCTCGGCGTGGTGCAGCCCTATGTCTTGCGGAGATCATCCTCCTGA
- a CDS encoding PH domain-containing protein encodes MTLPDHHLTQGERRIRSFHPHWKRLIGPVVALVLIAAASGVALWLIPSDWQFALYGQAAVVVIALILLTIWSFTPYLRWKNTGYVLTTHRFTISQGVLNKSTDEIPIAKVNTVSSDQTLTERLLGCGTLTVESAGDRGEIVLRDIPHIQDVRMDLFRLVEDASDGQLDGR; translated from the coding sequence ATGACCCTTCCCGACCACCATCTGACGCAGGGTGAGCGGCGCATCCGGTCCTTCCATCCGCACTGGAAGCGGCTCATCGGACCGGTCGTCGCCCTCGTGCTCATCGCCGCCGCCTCGGGCGTGGCTCTGTGGTTGATCCCCTCGGACTGGCAGTTCGCCCTCTACGGGCAGGCCGCCGTCGTCGTCATCGCGCTCATCCTGCTGACGATCTGGTCGTTCACCCCCTACCTGCGCTGGAAGAACACCGGCTACGTGCTCACCACCCACCGCTTCACCATCAGCCAGGGGGTGCTCAACAAGTCCACCGACGAGATCCCGATCGCCAAGGTCAACACGGTCAGCTCCGACCAGACCCTCACCGAGCGCCTGCTCGGCTGCGGCACGCTGACCGTCGAGTCCGCGGGCGACCGGGGTGAGATCGTGCTGCGCGACATCCCGCACATCCAGGACGTCCGGATGGACCTGTTCAGGCTCGTCGAGGACGCCTCGGACGGCCAGCTCGACGGCCGTTGA
- a CDS encoding biotin--[acetyl-CoA-carboxylase] ligase, with protein sequence MPDSRYSDLDRPPLSETALNRALVRPGGLWTGVTVVDSTGSTNADLVHAAKEGVPEGAVLVAEAQEAGRGRLGRTWSAPPRSGLTFSILLRPEAPVAAHGWLPLLYGVAAASAVRRLAEVDVRLKWPNDLLIGERKLAGVLAERADGGVVVGMGMNVSQRADELPVATATSLAVEEAACLDRDPLLRAVLREVEAHYREWAAAGGDAEACGLRSAYLAASATVGRDVRVELPGEQALVGRASGVDASGRLLVEGPGGERALSAGDVVHVRPAH encoded by the coding sequence ATGCCCGACTCGCGCTATTCCGACCTCGACCGCCCGCCGCTGTCCGAGACGGCGCTCAACCGCGCCCTCGTCCGACCCGGCGGCCTGTGGACGGGCGTCACCGTCGTGGACAGCACCGGCTCCACCAACGCCGACCTCGTCCACGCCGCCAAGGAGGGCGTCCCGGAGGGGGCGGTCCTGGTGGCGGAGGCGCAGGAGGCCGGCCGGGGCCGGCTCGGCCGCACTTGGAGCGCCCCGCCGCGCTCGGGGCTGACGTTCTCGATCCTGCTGCGGCCGGAGGCGCCGGTGGCCGCGCACGGCTGGCTGCCGCTCCTGTACGGCGTCGCCGCCGCCTCCGCCGTCCGCCGCCTGGCCGAGGTGGACGTGCGCCTGAAGTGGCCCAACGACCTGCTGATCGGCGAGCGCAAGCTGGCCGGCGTGCTGGCCGAGCGGGCCGACGGCGGGGTGGTCGTCGGCATGGGCATGAACGTGTCGCAGCGCGCCGACGAGCTGCCCGTCGCCACCGCGACGTCGCTGGCCGTCGAGGAGGCCGCCTGCCTCGACCGCGACCCGCTGCTGCGGGCCGTGCTGCGCGAGGTCGAGGCCCACTACCGCGAGTGGGCGGCGGCCGGCGGCGACGCCGAGGCGTGCGGGCTGCGCTCGGCGTACCTGGCGGCCAGCGCCACCGTGGGCCGCGACGTCAGGGTCGAGCTGCCCGGCGAGCAGGCGCTCGTCGGGCGGGCGAGCGGCGTCGACGCCTCCGGCCGCCTCCTGGTCGAGGGCCCGGGCGGCGAACGCGCGCTCAGCGCCGGCGACGTCGTCCACGTGCGCCCCGCGCACTAG
- a CDS encoding FdhF/YdeP family oxidoreductase → MSKRLDPRNWASWRPFGMGLRKPNNYLELWKAFKSVKGRRGYAWRILNQGTCDGCALGTQGMRDWTMDEIHLCNIRLRLLPLNTMPALDVSLLGDVSALAGRRSAELRELGRLPYPMLRRAGEPGFTRVSWDEALRVAADGLRGSRFGTYLTSRGMPNENYYAAQKAVRALGTNSVDNAARICHSPSTVALKQTVGAAATTCSYSDWIGSDLIVFIGSNPSNNQPVAMKYLYHAKKAGTRIAMVNAYREPGMDRYWVPSNAESALFGTRITDEFFGVNVGGDIGFLNGVLKHLIEHDWVDKAFVDRRTSGFEEARRAVAGQSWEELEALSGASREDMLRLARLLGEARSAVLVWSMGITQHAYGEDNVRAIVNLALARGFLGRDKCGLMPIRGHSGVQGGAEMGAYATGLPGGLPITPENAARFSELWGFEVPDTPGLTATDMIDAAHRGELDALVSSGGNFLEVLPDPAYCREALARLPLRVHIDIVLSSQMLVEGAGDVLLLPAQTRYEMTGGVTETSTERRIIFSPEVEGPRVGEAWPEWKIFGELAARVRPELARQVRFAGTPQIRAEIERAVPFYAGIAGLARFGDNVQYGGRHLFADGRFQTPDGRGRFSVVEPPALERPDGAFMVATRRGKQFNSMVHERRDGFNGAVREAVLMSPYDADRLGLPDGAPVELRSGGRTYRGRVLRAPLLPGNLQVHWPEGNVLLDESRRSPQARIPDYNALVTVRAL, encoded by the coding sequence ATGAGCAAGCGTCTGGATCCGCGCAACTGGGCCTCCTGGCGGCCGTTCGGGATGGGGTTGCGCAAGCCGAACAATTACCTGGAGCTGTGGAAGGCGTTCAAGTCGGTCAAGGGACGCAGAGGCTACGCCTGGCGGATCCTGAACCAGGGCACCTGCGACGGCTGCGCGCTCGGCACGCAGGGCATGCGCGACTGGACGATGGACGAGATCCACCTGTGCAACATCAGGCTGCGGCTGCTGCCGCTCAACACCATGCCCGCCCTGGACGTCTCGCTGCTCGGCGACGTGTCCGCGCTGGCCGGGCGGCGCAGCGCGGAGCTGCGGGAGCTGGGGCGGCTGCCGTACCCGATGCTGCGGCGCGCGGGCGAGCCCGGCTTCACCCGCGTCTCCTGGGACGAGGCGCTGCGCGTGGCCGCCGACGGGCTGCGCGGCAGCCGGTTCGGGACCTACCTGACCAGCCGCGGCATGCCGAACGAGAACTACTACGCGGCCCAGAAGGCGGTGCGCGCGCTCGGCACCAACAGCGTGGACAACGCCGCCCGCATCTGCCACTCACCCTCGACGGTCGCGCTCAAGCAGACCGTCGGCGCGGCGGCCACCACCTGCTCCTACAGCGACTGGATCGGCTCCGACCTCATCGTCTTCATCGGCTCGAACCCGTCGAACAACCAGCCGGTCGCGATGAAGTACCTCTACCACGCCAAGAAGGCCGGCACGAGGATCGCCATGGTCAACGCCTACCGCGAGCCCGGCATGGACCGTTACTGGGTGCCGTCGAACGCCGAGTCCGCGCTGTTCGGCACCAGGATCACCGACGAGTTCTTCGGCGTCAACGTGGGCGGCGACATCGGCTTCCTCAACGGCGTGCTCAAGCACCTGATCGAGCACGACTGGGTGGACAAGGCGTTCGTCGACCGGCGCACCAGCGGCTTCGAGGAGGCGCGCCGGGCCGTGGCCGGGCAGTCGTGGGAGGAGCTGGAGGCGCTGTCGGGGGCCTCGCGCGAGGACATGCTCCGGCTGGCCAGGCTGCTCGGCGAGGCGCGCTCGGCCGTCCTGGTGTGGTCGATGGGCATCACCCAGCACGCCTACGGCGAGGACAACGTGCGCGCGATCGTCAACCTGGCGCTGGCCCGCGGCTTCCTCGGCCGCGACAAGTGCGGGCTGATGCCGATCCGCGGGCACAGCGGGGTGCAGGGCGGGGCCGAGATGGGCGCGTACGCGACCGGCCTGCCCGGCGGCCTGCCCATCACGCCGGAGAACGCGGCCCGCTTCAGCGAGCTGTGGGGCTTCGAGGTGCCGGACACCCCCGGCCTGACCGCCACCGACATGATCGACGCCGCGCATCGGGGCGAGCTGGACGCGCTCGTCTCCTCCGGCGGCAACTTCCTGGAGGTGCTGCCCGACCCGGCCTACTGCAGGGAGGCGCTGGCGCGGCTGCCGCTCCGGGTGCACATCGACATCGTGCTGTCGTCGCAGATGCTGGTGGAGGGCGCGGGCGACGTGCTGCTGCTGCCCGCGCAGACGCGTTACGAGATGACCGGCGGCGTCACCGAGACCTCCACCGAGCGGCGGATCATCTTCTCGCCGGAGGTGGAGGGGCCGCGCGTCGGCGAGGCGTGGCCGGAGTGGAAGATCTTCGGCGAGCTGGCCGCCCGGGTGCGTCCGGAGCTCGCCCGCCAGGTCCGCTTCGCCGGGACGCCGCAGATCAGGGCCGAGATCGAGCGGGCGGTGCCGTTCTACGCGGGCATCGCGGGCCTGGCCCGCTTCGGCGACAACGTGCAGTACGGCGGGCGGCACCTGTTCGCCGACGGCCGCTTCCAGACGCCGGACGGGCGCGGCCGGTTCTCCGTCGTCGAGCCGCCCGCGCTGGAGCGGCCGGACGGCGCGTTCATGGTGGCGACCCGGCGCGGCAAGCAGTTCAACAGCATGGTCCACGAGCGGCGCGACGGCTTCAACGGCGCGGTGCGCGAGGCGGTGCTGATGAGCCCGTACGACGCCGACCGGCTCGGCCTGCCCGACGGCGCGCCGGTCGAGCTGCGCTCGGGCGGGCGGACGTACCGGGGCAGGGTGCTGCGGGCGCCGCTGCTGCCGGGCAACCTCCAGGTGCACTGGCCGGAGGGCAACGTGCTACTGGACGAGAGCCGCCGCTCGCCGCAGGCGCGCATCCCCGACTACAACGCCCTCGTCACCGTGCGGGCGCTGTGA
- the fdhD gene encoding formate dehydrogenase accessory sulfurtransferase FdhD has protein sequence MRTRPGPTTRARVRELNGATARERRDDLATEEPLEIRVTAPDGGRRTVAITMRTPGHDFELAAGFLHGEGLAGPGDIAAIAYCTDEDLPPEARYNTVTVRLRGPLPDLPALERHFLTSSACGVCGSASLEALRDRCRPLPADPLRLSPGVLYGLPDALRRGQGVFGKTGGLHAAGLFTGEGALVGVREDVGRHNAVDKLTGWAALTGRLPLAGHVLVVSGRASYEIMQKALAAGVPVVCAVSAPSSLAVELAREFGMTLVGFLRGERCNVYAGEERLAME, from the coding sequence GTGAGGACCCGGCCGGGGCCCACCACGCGGGCCCGCGTGCGCGAGCTGAACGGCGCCACCGCGCGCGAGCGGCGCGACGACCTCGCCACCGAGGAGCCGCTGGAGATCCGGGTGACCGCGCCGGACGGCGGGCGCAGGACGGTCGCGATCACCATGCGGACGCCGGGCCACGACTTCGAGCTGGCCGCCGGGTTCCTGCACGGCGAGGGGCTGGCCGGGCCCGGCGACATCGCGGCGATCGCGTACTGCACGGACGAGGACCTGCCGCCCGAGGCGCGCTACAACACCGTCACCGTGCGGCTGCGCGGACCCCTTCCCGACCTGCCCGCGCTGGAGCGGCACTTCCTGACCTCCAGCGCGTGCGGCGTCTGCGGCTCGGCCAGCCTGGAGGCCCTGCGCGACCGCTGCCGGCCGCTGCCCGCGGACCCGCTGCGGCTCTCCCCCGGCGTCCTGTACGGGTTGCCGGACGCGCTGCGGCGCGGTCAGGGCGTGTTCGGCAAGACCGGCGGCCTGCACGCGGCCGGCCTGTTCACGGGCGAGGGCGCGCTGGTGGGGGTGCGCGAGGACGTGGGCCGCCACAACGCCGTGGACAAGCTGACCGGCTGGGCCGCGCTGACCGGCCGGCTGCCGCTCGCCGGGCACGTGCTCGTGGTGAGCGGCCGGGCCAGCTACGAGATCATGCAGAAGGCGCTGGCCGCGGGGGTGCCCGTGGTGTGCGCGGTCTCGGCGCCGTCGTCGCTGGCCGTGGAGCTGGCCCGGGAGTTCGGGATGACGCTGGTCGGGTTCCTGCGGGGCGAGAGGTGCAACGTGTACGCGGGCGAGGAGCGGCTAGCTATGGAATAA
- a CDS encoding epoxide hydrolase family protein, protein MSTITPFRVAVPQADLDDLQARLALTRFTDEIPGAEQGVAVERVRRLVTRWRDGFDWRAVEARLNAHPQFTTEIDGQRIHFLHIRSANPDALPLLLTHGWPGSVMEYLDAIEPLSRHFHLVIPSLPGYGFSGPTKELGWSNQRIAAAWAELMSRLGYERYGAAGNDAGSMISPELGRLAPSQVVGVHVTQVFSFPSGDPAEFAGLSEEDQAGLAVLDWFWKEKGAFNVLQSQQPQTLAHALADSPAGLVGWLAQLFDEDLDDEFVLANAAVYWFTGTAGSALRLYWENARAEQPKEPTTVPLALAMAEGDFKSIRRFADRDHAAIVSWKTLPAPAHGHYTAHTATKALTDDIIAFFTALSD, encoded by the coding sequence ATGTCGACGATCACCCCCTTCCGCGTCGCCGTTCCCCAGGCCGACCTCGACGACCTCCAGGCCCGCCTCGCCCTCACCCGCTTCACCGACGAGATCCCGGGCGCGGAGCAGGGCGTCGCCGTCGAGCGCGTGCGGCGCCTGGTCACCCGGTGGCGCGACGGCTTCGACTGGCGCGCGGTGGAGGCCCGGCTCAACGCCCACCCGCAGTTCACCACCGAGATCGACGGGCAGCGGATCCACTTCCTGCACATCCGCTCCGCGAACCCGGACGCCCTGCCGCTCCTGCTCACCCACGGCTGGCCCGGCTCGGTCATGGAGTACCTCGACGCGATCGAGCCCCTTTCCCGCCACTTCCACCTGGTCATCCCGTCGCTGCCGGGCTACGGCTTCTCCGGCCCGACCAAGGAGCTCGGCTGGAGCAACCAGCGCATCGCCGCCGCCTGGGCCGAGCTGATGTCCCGGCTCGGCTACGAGCGCTACGGCGCGGCCGGCAACGACGCCGGCTCGATGATCTCCCCCGAGCTCGGCCGGCTCGCCCCCTCCCAGGTGGTGGGCGTGCACGTCACCCAGGTCTTCTCCTTCCCCTCGGGCGACCCGGCCGAGTTCGCCGGGCTGAGCGAGGAGGACCAGGCGGGCCTCGCCGTCCTCGACTGGTTCTGGAAGGAGAAGGGCGCCTTCAACGTCCTGCAGTCCCAGCAGCCGCAGACCCTCGCGCACGCCCTCGCCGACTCCCCCGCCGGCCTGGTCGGCTGGCTGGCCCAGCTCTTCGACGAGGACCTGGACGACGAGTTCGTGCTGGCCAACGCCGCCGTCTACTGGTTCACCGGCACCGCCGGCTCAGCCCTCCGCCTGTACTGGGAGAACGCCCGCGCGGAGCAGCCGAAGGAGCCGACGACGGTGCCGCTCGCGCTGGCCATGGCCGAGGGCGACTTCAAGTCGATCCGCCGCTTCGCCGACCGCGACCACGCCGCCATCGTGTCCTGGAAGACGCTGCCCGCCCCCGCGCACGGCCACTACACGGCCCACACCGCGACGAAGGCGCTCACCGACGACATCATCGCCTTCTTCACCGCATTGAGTGACTGA